A region of Anolis sagrei isolate rAnoSag1 chromosome 2, rAnoSag1.mat, whole genome shotgun sequence DNA encodes the following proteins:
- the MRPL50 gene encoding large ribosomal subunit protein mL50, which translates to MAASTRLLRICGARRLSLGIPARRALWGEQRKKEVVAEAAEPDVPVEKQPVMVCPPPRSKKYIPPEDLQNRLESLIRGIFGSSVSGDWKKVSLGDSGLKYRLLAQLAADLGHTVPNSQLHQMKSASDVLAFYSIPVKDMSKFDELSTQDLPSNLKINWQY; encoded by the exons ATGGCGGCTTCCACAAGGCTGCTCAGGATTTGCGGGGCTCGTCGCCTCTCTCTGGGGATCCCCGCGCGCAGGGCATTGTGGGGAGAGCAGAG GAAGAAGGAGGTGGTGGCAGAGGCAGCTGAACCAGATGTTCCAGTTGAGAAGCAGCCAGTGATGGTTTGTCCACCACCACGAAGCAAAAAGTATATTCCTCCTGAGGATCTGCAAAATCGTCTGGAGTCTCTCATTAGAGGGATTTTTGGGTCCTCTGTCTCAGGGGATTGGAAAAAGGTATCTCTGGGAGACAGTGGTTTAAAGTATCGCCTGCTTGCACAGCTGGCAGCCGATTTGGGCCACACAGTCCCCAATTCCCAGCTCCATCAAATGAAGAGTGCCAGTGATGTCTTGGCTTTCTACAGCATACCTGTAAAAGACATGTCAAAGTTTGATGAACTCAGCACCCAGGATCTGCCCTCAAACCTGAAGATCAACTGGCAGTACTGA